The Capsicum annuum cultivar UCD-10X-F1 chromosome 1, UCD10Xv1.1, whole genome shotgun sequence sequence CACAAAATAGAAATAGTGGAAACATGTCATAATTACACCAAGTTTAAATTAAGCACATGGACATGTGACAAAGTATTCCAAAGGGGACGTGCATGCATTCAGCCTTTTTCATATACTTGATAAAGCTTCCAAGTGATATTTGGTTCTCTTCTGAATTTGGTGAAACGTCTCTAGAAAATTTGGTTGATTATAGATGATGATGATCATTAGCCCCCTGACATGCTAAGTTAGCTAGGAAATCGTTACATTGGGTGTTGCTTTACGGTGAGAATTATGCAGACATGATTTTCTGTCATTACTTGGAAcggtataaataaataattataagcacATTATTGAAATATTAATTGTCAAATCTTGTACTAACAAAACTGAAGAGCCCCATTTATTACAAGAGAAAAATCTGATAATTTGACTTTGATGGTGTAGATTGTGGGTAGAGACGCTGCATTTAAGCCAAGTGAATAGTAGTAACGTTTTACTCCTTTCATCAGCTCGATTCTCTCTTTTATCTTCTAAATCTCCGATTGATAAGACTTCAAAAATACCAACTCCCACAATCTTGCCCAACTGGTAAGTATGGACGCGTTTTGAGGTCATTCTTTAAGATGTTCCAGTTTTGCTTACTGCATCCGCAAGGCTTTGATCCAATCAACTTTAACTTCGAAATCACCAGGCCCAGACTTCGCACCTGGAACACCACCTTCGGCATTGACAGATAGAGACATACCAACGATTCGAGCTGGATTCATCTCCATCCTTGCGTTTATTATGTTCCCTCTCCATGTAGGTGCATAACGAGTAAGAGGGATCTACACAGCCAATAAAAGCCAACCCCCTTTATCATTCTCTTCCCGCAAATTGAACAAGTACTTTTGTGAACCTTCGGTGATGTGAGTTTTTACATCACATGGAGGAAAGAAATAAAGAACTTACCTTTGCGATATACCAGTTATTATCTTTTGGCACAGAAACAAATGCCTGCCATGAATTATCTTCATCTTGTCCTGGACTATTGACCCAATTCTCTGTGTATATCTGCAGTTAAACTTTTGAGTGAGACATGATTATTCTCACAGTTCATCCACATATCAATAGCAGCAGTTCAATGAAATCATGGACATCTAAATAAAGATGTGCTTAAAACATCTCCAATAAATACGAGACACAGGAAATTACTGTAGAAATATAGCATCTTCCATCCCCTTTAAGTTTAAGAGCTATTGTGTCATATCCATCCAAATCAATGAAGCCATCGAACTGCAAGAAAAAAGAATCAGGAGAAGCAACGCTACTGATATATAAAAAAACCCACTTCCTCTATATAGTAATATTGTCTAAGGGACAGTCAAAAATGACATGTGAATTATACCGAAGGCATTAAGGCAAGTCCTTTGTGAAGTTTCATCACTAGTGCCTGCTATATGAGAATCACTCTTCTGATAAAGCCAACTAATGATATAATAAAGGTTCCATATAGcaaataaaaagcaaaaaatcCTACTTTATAAACTTTCATATGcaaaatctgaaaaatgaaaCTTACATTTAAGAACTGactaataaaaaatttgaaatccGAAAAGAAAAGACTATCTTGCATGCAAATGAAATATCACAAACTTACAGAAGTACGACTTTGCAAATATAAAGATAGTTCTTCAATTAAAACAAGGAGAACAGAAAATGAGGGGAAAAGACCTAACATTTATCCTATCCCCGGGGTCTGAAGAGATGGTTCACTGATAGACTTGAGGAGTAGATCACTCGACTTTCACATCCAGATCATGTATGTTTGAGTATACAAATAAATTTGATTATGTCTCGTTGGAgatacctatttttttttaaaaagaactgTCTTACCAAGTAAGACCCTGCTGGGTTGGTCCGTGGGCCATCAAGCAATTCCTTGCTGGGTCCAGTTAGGGGGTCTAAGTAATGGACCCGGCACTTGCCCCTTACGTTAGAGGGTCAGCCAAATCAAGAGTTGGATCCTGGAAGTAGGGGACCACTTTTAAGGGGTTAAATGGGTTGGTTCATGGCTTAATCCAGCCAACTTGACAGATCTGAACTTTTTATAGAAGGTCTATCAACAGCAACGAAGGAAACAAAAACATACAATAGAGATGACCCAAGTCCAAGACGTGCAGATGGCCCAAGCTGACCGAGATGCTGTCTCATCCATTATTTATCTACTTGGACTCAGTTaccatgtattttttttctttctgagaaaaagaaaaaaatacatggaAACTGAAAGTCCTTTTATACTCTTGCTGTTCTAGGGCGTTgtcatttctttctttgaattttcATCTTGAATCTGTTGCTTATCATTTTCAAACAAGAAAAAGAGACAAAGCATTTATTAGGATGGTTGAGTAGCATTGACCTTTTTAGACCGCATTCCACAAAAGCCACTTCGAGTCATATTCCACTTTGATCCTTCTATAACATCCAAAGAGAGGTTTCCGGAGAAAACACCTGTCAAACAATCTCTATTCAATGTGCAAAATGAACCTCCAGAAAAGTAACACTAATTAAATAACATCTTTTAACATACTTCCACAATCATTACCGAGAAATTTGTCTACAATAGAAAAGATTGAAAAAGTAAAATAGGTGAGACAGAACAAAGAAATCACGTATTGGAATTTTAGGCTCCGTGGAATTCTCCGAGATCAATGGCTTTCTCCAGATACAACACTGAAGGACCCAAATAGTGCTACTCCAGTTATAGTGCGTTTATAGCAGCCACATAAAAAAGATCAATCAATTAGTTTTTCTTGATCACAAACAAGTTGGGTTCAGCTATATGAAGCGTTGGAAGTTGACTATTTTTACGCAGTCTGTCAACCTACTACAACGCTCTTCCCTTATCCGGGACTTGAGTTGGCTATGCTCTGCGAGTATAGGTAGAGAGATAGAAGAGATCAAGAATTACAATACTAGTTAACGAGAGCATATACATGGATCGCCAGTCTCTCTTATTTCTCATATTATTAATAACGTTCAACACGTGTGTCTATTATATTTAGTCTACAATTTCTATTTACATTCGTGGTTTAACCATACCAACAACTAAAGTTTAATTTCCTGGATAATATTGAGACAGATTATATTGATACATTACTACAACCAATTCCTGTGGAAACGATCTTAAACTAAAGCGCATAGTTTGTAGTGTGTTTTGCGATCGTCGGGCATCAAACACTCTCATTTACCTATTAGCCATGTGATTAATTCTTGGTGGGCAGGTGAAGGCGTGAAACCCATAAATGACGTTCACAAATTAAATTTACATATAACTCCAATTATTATTTGTTGGGCAATCTGGAAAGAAACTTGTGCTTGAAGGCATCACAATCAAAAGAAATTCAGTAGATACAAACTGGAACAACTAGTGGAAGGACTCTACAAATTGCAACACTAACACCTTTCCAGGAAGCAACCTTACTCTGCGTTGGAAAGACTTCTGCCACGATATAGTTAAGCTTAAGCCAATTACCAAGGTTAGGTGGTTTGCTGGCAAAAACCAGAAGCAGGAAGCCTAAAGTTGAATGCTGATGGAAGTTTCAAAGTAGCAATGGTAAAGCAGGACCAGGTGGAGCACTCAGAGATGATAATGGAGAACTGATCACGGCATTCTCAATTGAAGATCAATGCAACAACCATAACACAGAAACTCAATTAAAGATCAGTATGCACATTcaaaataatttaccaacactAGTTGACCCATTTCCAGTGTCCTTAATCTCCAAAGCTGCTGAGGATAGACCTGAGACATTATCATCCGGATATTTATTAGtcactaaatttttttgttaGGTAAACACCtggacaaaataaaagaaatcctCAGTCTATAGATGCCTAGCATGATTCTTGGAGACTTGTAGTCATTGATTAACTTTGTAATTGctccatttctttttcttttcttttttttaatgaaggaAGTAGATTGTAAATGCTCCATTTCTTCAGTACTCTCCTTGAGTACCATCACTCtgattttcaaaaataacaattatgaGCCCCTCACATAATAGAGGCTGATATGAAAAGACAAGTGTATTGGATAAAACCAAAGAATCTAGCCTTTGTAATTAGATGCTCAAGaaaatagaataattttttcattatttatatccCTTTTTTAAATTGGAGTAATCAAAATAATAGATTCATTTCAAATGGAAAACAATGTTTTCCGTAAAGCTGAGAATCCACCTCCACTAAGAACCCTGTGCAACATAAGGCTGTGAAAGCCTATAACTAAAGGAGAGTAAATCAGGAAAACTGATTCCACCAAAACAACAGGTTACAATATACCCCAGGAAAGTTCTTGCTTGGCAACCAAGTACTTGCATTACATGTAAGAGAAGTATGTAAGTTTGTATACCTCCATATTCTGAATCTGAGTACAAATGCCAATTCTTGAGCTCATCCTTTGAACTAAAGTTGAAAATGTATCTTTCACTGGGTGGAATTAGGTCTTCAATGTTCCCCGCGAGTACTACAGGTGAAAAAAGTTATTACCAACTGAAAGTTATGATAATTGATAGAATTAAAAGTAATAAAGAAAGACCACCATTTTACTCACATGATGATTCAATGAAGAATAcactgttatttttttttattttcttttgaccAGGTAAACAAGTTTCATTACTCAGGGCCAGTAGTATACACTGCTATATGTTTAGCCAAAAACTGGTCAACAACTGTCAACTTGAGGAAGCTAGATAGGGAGTACCACAAATCCCAAAAGATAACTAATACCCATCACAAACTAATGAAGCAAGAAGTACGAGTAAAAACAACAAGAATGTGACAAAGGAAATTAATTAATCTCTGCAGCTAAGCACGACAAAGTAGCTGTGCCGCTAAAAAAGGTTCTTTATACTCTTGTTCTTCTTCCTTCTACATAATTCCTGTACAAGATGGGAGAAacgagattgagatggtttgagCATGTGAACAAAAGCTTAGTGCACAATAACTAAACAGTAAACAAAGTTCAAATCTTTACCTGAATTATCCTAAAATGTTATTTAGGGTTTctaaaaaagatagagaaaaatgTTATTACATAATCCTAAAATGTTATTTAGGGTTTCTAAAAAAGATTAGTTTCCTAATCCTAAGAATATATCCGCCTCCATCTTTATATCTTCCTTCATCTTTATCAAGATTCAAACTGTTAATGCTTTGAGGATCCAGAACTGAATCATCTTGAAGATGAGAGTTGATAATCTTTTCTTTCACATCTTTACTGTACCTCATACTCTCTGAATGTCGATATTGCTTGTGTTTCAGCTGCATTCTCCAATAAATGAGATAAAGGATGTATTTTTGGTCAAACAAGATGGATCTAGTCTTCAGCTTGAAGCTGTAGTATCCAGGTATGTTTCCTTCTTCTTGTCTTCTGTTGTAGTTTCCAGATCTACATAGCGAAAATTCTCTTGCTCTTCCTCCATA is a genomic window containing:
- the LOC107851223 gene encoding probable complex I intermediate-associated protein 30 isoform X3, whose protein sequence is MEFSIQCCRSFFLLEGKFDMSRFRSLLQASLNATRKVLAGNIEDLIPPSERYIFNFSSKDELKNWHLYSDSEYGGLSSAALEIKDTGNGSTSVGVFSGNLSLDVIEGSKWNMTRSGFCGMRSKKFDGFIDLDGYDTIALKLKGDGRCYISTFNCRYTQRIGSIVQDKMKIIHGRHLFLCQKIITGISQRSLLLVMHLHGEGT
- the LOC107851223 gene encoding probable complex I intermediate-associated protein 30 isoform X2, producing the protein MSRFRSLLQASLNATRKVLAGNIEDLIPPSERYIFNFSSKDELKNWHLYSDSEYGGLSSAALEIKDTGNGSTSVGVFSGNLSLDVIEGSKWNMTRSGFCGMRSKKFDGFIDLDGYDTIALKLKGDGRCYISTIYTENWVNSPGQDEDNSWQAFVSVPKDNNWYIAKIPLTRYAPTWRGNIINARMEMNPARIVGMSLSVNAEGGVPGAKSGPGDFEVKVDWIKALRMQ
- the LOC107851223 gene encoding probable complex I intermediate-associated protein 30 isoform X1, yielding MEFSIQCCRSFFLLEGKFDMSRFRSLLQASLNATRKVLAGNIEDLIPPSERYIFNFSSKDELKNWHLYSDSEYGGLSSAALEIKDTGNGSTSVGVFSGNLSLDVIEGSKWNMTRSGFCGMRSKKFDGFIDLDGYDTIALKLKGDGRCYISTIYTENWVNSPGQDEDNSWQAFVSVPKDNNWYIAKIPLTRYAPTWRGNIINARMEMNPARIVGMSLSVNAEGGVPGAKSGPGDFEVKVDWIKALRMQ